The nucleotide sequence TCCACTTCAACACGGCCATCTCGACCGCCATGGAGCTGGTCAACGACATCTACGCCCTGGAGACCGAGAGGAGTGTACCCGACGAGGCGCACCCGGTCGTCGCCGCCTGCCTGCGCGACCTGGTGGACGTCCTGGCGCCCATCGCCCCCTTCATCTGCGAAGAGCTGAACGACCGCTTCGGCGGGGAGGAGTCGGTCCACGACCGCCCATGGCCCGTTTGGGACGAGGCGGCCCTGGAAGTCGAAACCGTCACCCTGGCGGTGCAGATAAACGGAAAGGTCCGCGACCAGGTCGAGGTGCCGGTGGATGCCGGCGAGGACGCCGTCCGCGAGGCCGTATTCGCCAGCGAGCGGGTCCGGGCCTACACCGACGGTAAAACGATAAAAAAGTTCATCGTCGTGCCCGGACGGCTGGTGTCCATCGTGGTCCAGGGCTAAAGGGAGTCCATCCCGCGCCACAATGAGGGGAGAAGATGAAAATTCTGGTGGGTTACGCAACGGGCTACGGCTCGACGAAGTCCTACGCCGACGTTATCGCCGAGGAGCTGCGCCGGTCGGGGCATGAAACCGACGTCCTGCCGGCCAAGGGGGTCGGGAATCTCGCGGCCTACGCGTTCGTCGTCGTCGGCGGGAGCATCCGGGCCGGGCGATGGCTCGGTCCGGCCGTGAAACTGGCCCGTGAGGCGGTGAAGGCGGGAAAGAGGCACGCCGTCTTCTTCTGCTGCCTGGCCGCCCAGACCGAGGAGGGGAAGAAGAAGGTTTTCGGGGATTACCTCGATAAAGTCAGGGCGAAGGTTCCCGGCCTCGCTCCCCTCGAAATCGGCGCCTTCCCCGGCGTGGCGAACTACGAGGAGTACCGCTTCCCCGTCAAGGGGATAATGGCCGGGATAGCCAAAAAGCAGGGAGTGGATACCTCGGTGAACCGGGATTACCGGAAGCCCGAGGCGGCCCGGGAATGGGCCCGGGAATTGGTCCGGCGGCTGGGATAGGACGTAAAAACGGCGTAGGAGCCCTTTAGGGTTCGACGAGCGGTACGCCTTTGCGGCGGCACGGAGGGTTTTGTCAAAGCGCCCCATGTACGCCTTAAACGAGGGCCACGGGCTACACTTGTACAAGGGGCTGAAGCCCCTTGTCTTTTAACCGTTGATGCGGGGTATGATCACTCCCGCTGCACATGGACTAAAAAGGCGCACGGAGCGCCTTTAAAACTTCAGGAATCCGCTAGTGCCCGCCACCGTTGCGGCAATGCGAGCAGTAGCCGATTATCTCCAGGGAGTGGGAGACGTTTTCGAACTCGTTCTCCCTGCAAATCCTGTCCTGCAGTTTTTCCAAGTCGGCGCTGCGAATCTCGATTATCCGACCGCATGAGCGGCAGATGAGGTGGTCGTGGTGTTCGGCGCCTATCTCGTAGTGCCGGTGTCCCTCGCCGAGACTGGAGCAGGTCAAGAGGCCCGTCTCAACCAGGAGGTCCAGGGTGCGGTACACGGTGGCCCGGCTGACGTACAGCGGCCCCTCGGAAAGCTCCTGCGCTATCTCTTCGGCGCTCGGGTGTCCCGGGTGTCCCCAGACGGCCTTTAGAATGGCGCGCCTCTCCACGGTGCAGCGGAGGCCGCGCAGGGCGAGGTACTTTCTCAAAATGCGCTCGGCTTCTTCGTAGGTGGGGATGGCCATGCCGGACCTCCCAAATGAGAACCCATCTCACCCACCATTCTAGCCTCTCATTGCGAATTAATCAAGCCTGACGGGGCTTTTTTCGTCCGCGTCGCGGTCGGTCCGCGGGACCGATTTGCCAAGCCCCCGATTCTTCCGCGT is from bacterium and encodes:
- a CDS encoding class I tRNA ligase family protein: HFNTAISTAMELVNDIYALETERSVPDEAHPVVAACLRDLVDVLAPIAPFICEELNDRFGGEESVHDRPWPVWDEAALEVETVTLAVQINGKVRDQVEVPVDAGEDAVREAVFASERVRAYTDGKTIKKFIVVPGRLVSIVVQG
- a CDS encoding transcriptional repressor; its protein translation is MAIPTYEEAERILRKYLALRGLRCTVERRAILKAVWGHPGHPSAEEIAQELSEGPLYVSRATVYRTLDLLVETGLLTCSSLGEGHRHYEIGAEHHDHLICRSCGRIIEIRSADLEKLQDRICRENEFENVSHSLEIIGYCSHCRNGGGH